CCAGTGATCGAGAAGACATCTTCTACCGGCATCAGGAATGGCTTATCAATTTCACGAGCTGGCAGAGGAATCCATGTATCTACAGCATCCATCAATTCCATCACTTTATCTTCCCATTGTGCAACGCCATTCAAAGCGCCTAATGCGGAACCACGAATAACAGGAGTATTATCACCGTCAAATTCATAGAATGAAAGCAATTCACGCATTTCCATTTCTACCAAGTCAAGCATTTCTGGGTCATCTACCATGTCGCATTTATTCATGAAAACGACTAGTTTCGGAACGTTTACCTGACGAGCCAAAAGAATATGTTCACGCGTTTGAGGCATAGGACCATCTGTTGCAGCTACCACAATGATTGCACCATCCATTTGAGCAGCACCCGTAACCATGTTTTTTACATAGTCAGCGTGGCCCGGACAGTCAACGTGCGCATAGTGACGATTTGCAGTTTCATATTCTACGTGAGCAGTATTGATGGTAATACCACGTTCTTTTTCTTCAGGTGCGTTATCGATAGAATCGAACGAACGTACTTCTGAAAGTCCTCTTTTTGCTAATACAGTAGTAATAGCAGCCGTTAACGTCGTTTTACCGTGGTCAACGTGTCCAATGGTACCGATATTAACGTGCGGTTTCGTCCTGTTAAAATGTTCTTTTGCCATAACTCAGAAAATTATTTTATTAATAAATAGATGTGGGTCTCATCGTTCTTTGAGCTGTTGATGGGACTTGAACCCATGACCTCTTCCTTACCAAGGAAGTGCTCTACCGCTGAGCTACAACAGCAAAATGCTGTTTCTCATTCACACCAACCTTAACATCACAAGGTTGATTTATTTCAAAAAACGGCAAACTTACTTTGCCTTTGAGCGGGAAACGGGACTCAAACCCGCGACCCTCAGCTTGGAAGGCTGATGCTCTATCGACTGAGCTATTCCCGCAATAAATTTTTACGTGGGCAGTGATGGATTCGAACCACCGAAGGCATCGCCAGCAGATTTACAGTCTGCCCCATTTGGCCACTCTGGTAACTGCCCTTTATATTTTTAATCTTCGCAATTCAGATTCACATAGTTTTTTTGAAAAATTCAAAGCCATATATCTATGTAAATTCCTCGTTAATACCAATTAAAAGCCGTTTTAACTTTCACTGCTAAAACGGCTTGCAAATGTATGCCTTTTTTTTGGAAGTACAAAATCTTATTTCTCTTTTCTACAAAAAAAATTACGAATACACGCTCCCTATTCTCATCTTAGACTAATCACTATTTAAAAATACACTATATAACAAATTAATCTTCAGGGAAATTACTGTTTAATTTTTTCTTTGTATTTCATGATTTGTTTTTCAAGTGCTTCGACTGCAGTATCAACCGCTTCTTCAAAAGAATCACACACCTTTGAGGCAAAAAGTTCTTGTCCTGGCACATTAATACGAACTGATGCTTCTTTATTTGCTATTGTTTCAGGCTTTACCACTTTCAAAATAACATCAGATGTAATTATATCATCAAAAAAATGTTCGAGCTTTGTTACTTTTTTCGTAATATGCTCTTGCAGTTTTTGTGTAGCTTCAAACTTAATGGATTGAATGTTAACAGTCATGGGTGCCTCCTTTTTTGTGCCCTTGGATGGGCTTGTTTATAAATGGTTTGTATTTGATCAAACGTAGTGTGCGTATATATTTCAGTAGCTGACAGGTGGCTATGGCCTAATAATTCTTTAACAGCATTCAGCTCGGCTCCATTATTTAACAAGGTCGTAGCAAATGTATGCCTTAACACATGTGGGCTGCGCTGCGTCAATGTGCTTACTCCAGAAAAAGCACTGTGTACCTTATTATATATGAGCTTCGAATAAACCGGAACTCCAGTTTTTAATGTGATCAATCTTTCAGCAGGATGATCAATAGCTTCATCTCGAAGAGTCATATATTTTCTGATAGCATTTCGCAGTGTCTCTCCAAATGGGATAAGACGCTCTTTGTTTCGCTTGCCAAGAACGCGTAAAGTTTTCCGGTCAAAATCAATATCAGAGTCTTTAATGCCAATCAGCTCCGAACAACGAACCCCCGTTTGATACAATATTTCAATGATCAACTTATCTCTTGCTTCCTCAAAAGTTTTCTCGAGCATATTGCTACTGACAAAATTAATCTCTTTTCCCTTAAAATACAAGGGAAGTGGCTTTTTTGTTTTGAGAGAAACAATCTTTTTAGTTGGATTATGGTTGAGCAATAATGAATGATTCAAAAATCGATAAAAGGACTTAAGAGTCGAGACTTTTCGATTTACAGAACGGGGGGAATCTCCTTCTTCTAAAAGAAGAACAATCCATGCGCGTATCTCATCCGAAGTTACAGTCGACGGATCAAAGGCTTCAACGTCATGAGATACGAAACCGGCAAATTGGATTAAATCTGTACGATACGACATCTCGGTATGAGACGAAAATCCTTTCTCATACCGTAAATATTGCAAGAAACGGTTAATCATAGAAGCAAAGGAATTGCTACAAAGATAACCTAAAAACGCAAAGGAAGGATGATTTTATTCCTGATTTTGCTGCAATTTTTGAACATAAGCCGCATGAATCAATTCTTCACGACGCTCTACAGAAGGCTTAGAGAAGGCTTGGCGTCTTCTTAATTCTTTTACCACCCCGGTTTTTTCAAATTTTCTTTTGAACTTCTTCAAGGCTTTTTCAATGTTCTCGCCTTCTTTTACAGGAACTACAATCATATCAATAAATCAAGTTTTGTTAAATGTTTAATGAATTGTGGCTGCAAAGGTAAGGAAAGGTTCTGAATTGTACAACATCATGAAAAAATTATTTTACCAATTTATTTCAGGCAAGTATGGTTAATAGCTACATCATGTTATCCAGGCATTTCTTCTTTCTACAAAACGACAAGATATTATAAACAAAATTATTATTGCTTTGTGAGTACGTTTTATTTGGACGCACAACAAGACAAAAATAATAGCCTTGAAACAACTATATAACAAAGGACATCTGTTAAAACGGCACACTTTCAAGAAAAAAGCGCAATCCTATGATTAAAGTACAGAGATTTTTATATACCTTTGCACGGTTTTTATTGTTGCATGAACTGTGGGAAAATTTGAAGCATATTCGATTCCTTTAAAAGCAATTACTGCTGGTAGTCATACATTTAAATACGATTTAAATAATGATTATTTCGCAAAGATAGATAGCGCTGAAGTACGGAAAGGTAATCTTCTGGCTGTTGTTGTCGCTAA
The sequence above is drawn from the Microbacter margulisiae genome and encodes:
- the tuf gene encoding elongation factor Tu, yielding MAKEHFNRTKPHVNIGTIGHVDHGKTTLTAAITTVLAKRGLSEVRSFDSIDNAPEEKERGITINTAHVEYETANRHYAHVDCPGHADYVKNMVTGAAQMDGAIIVVAATDGPMPQTREHILLARQVNVPKLVVFMNKCDMVDDPEMLDLVEMEMRELLSFYEFDGDNTPVIRGSALGALNGVAQWEDKVMELMDAVDTWIPLPAREIDKPFLMPVEDVFSITGRGTVATGRIETGIIKTSEEVQIIGLGAEGKKSVVTGVEMFRKILDEGQAGDNVGLLLRGIDKDEIKRGMVICHPGKVKPHTRFKAQVYILKKEEGGRHTPFHNKYRPQFYIRTLDVTGEITLPEGTEMVMPGDNLTITVELIYPVACDLGLRFAIREGGRTVGAGQITELLD
- the hpf gene encoding ribosome hibernation-promoting factor, HPF/YfiA family → MTVNIQSIKFEATQKLQEHITKKVTKLEHFFDDIITSDVILKVVKPETIANKEASVRINVPGQELFASKVCDSFEEAVDTAVEALEKQIMKYKEKIKQ
- a CDS encoding tyrosine-type recombinase/integrase produces the protein MINRFLQYLRYEKGFSSHTEMSYRTDLIQFAGFVSHDVEAFDPSTVTSDEIRAWIVLLLEEGDSPRSVNRKVSTLKSFYRFLNHSLLLNHNPTKKIVSLKTKKPLPLYFKGKEINFVSSNMLEKTFEEARDKLIIEILYQTGVRCSELIGIKDSDIDFDRKTLRVLGKRNKERLIPFGETLRNAIRKYMTLRDEAIDHPAERLITLKTGVPVYSKLIYNKVHSAFSGVSTLTQRSPHVLRHTFATTLLNNGAELNAVKELLGHSHLSATEIYTHTTFDQIQTIYKQAHPRAQKRRHP
- the rpsU gene encoding 30S ribosomal protein S21, whose protein sequence is MIVVPVKEGENIEKALKKFKRKFEKTGVVKELRRRQAFSKPSVERREELIHAAYVQKLQQNQE